In a single window of the Campylobacter fetus subsp. testudinum 03-427 genome:
- the mnmC gene encoding bifunctional 5-methylaminomethyl-2-thiouridine-forming methyltransferase / FAD-dependent demodification enzyme (Pfam matches to PF05430.7 Methyltransf_30, and to PF01266.20 DAO) has product MITFRGDGLYNSKFDDIYFNTNEPLIECEHTYSSVLDEINTKFIIIAEAGFGAGLNFFSTVLKLLSLNGAKLHYIAVEKYPFKKSELREIYLKFEMLKPFFDEFIEQYEILEGALIRIKLLNERVTLDLYFGDILDAFDELSFRADAWYLDGFSPAKNPDMWSKKVFDRLGEFCKDGAKVRTFSSAKIVQDRFLEYGFSIKKLKGHYKKREILEASLEHSSPKILKEPWYASPNISKFSDVLIIGAGVAGLAAAFKFKKAGFDVCIAEKMSEAATNGSSNLAGILMPLITKPKVILGDMHMSAFLFARHFYADSPFADFCGVYDYGVSDLERARLSLWDSEIFKFEKDFDPYPRAFIKSAAQIQPKELCISLASEFDIKYGYEFESIEKSTGGYVVKFKNSKNIFSSLVIFAIGDASTKLFKNVFADEFMQLSSVRGQVTHLNKVLNLNSAFSARGYMCKDVGGIQVVGATYDRNDDCGVARAADDEKNIDSLSEFIAGLDVKIAGSNVGFRGYSGDRFPIVGAVHNASEFKKIYKSLLWTKHSKNNEFAVHHENVLISSAHGSRGLGTAIFGAEILLDIALNRPICTTNSILNSLNPARFLVRKLKKGLVR; this is encoded by the coding sequence ATGATAACTTTTAGAGGCGATGGACTTTATAATTCTAAATTTGATGATATATATTTTAATACAAATGAGCCTTTGATCGAATGCGAACATACTTATAGCAGCGTCTTAGATGAAATTAATACTAAATTTATAATCATAGCCGAGGCCGGCTTTGGTGCTGGATTAAATTTTTTTAGCACTGTTTTGAAACTACTGAGTTTAAATGGTGCAAAACTTCACTATATAGCCGTGGAAAAATATCCTTTTAAAAAGAGTGAATTAAGAGAAATTTATCTTAAATTTGAGATGTTAAAACCGTTTTTTGATGAGTTTATAGAGCAGTATGAGATCTTAGAAGGTGCGTTGATTCGTATAAAGCTTTTAAATGAAAGAGTTACTTTAGACTTGTATTTTGGTGATATTTTAGATGCTTTTGATGAGCTTAGTTTTAGAGCTGATGCGTGGTATTTAGATGGATTTTCCCCTGCTAAAAATCCAGATATGTGGAGCAAAAAAGTTTTTGATAGACTTGGTGAGTTTTGCAAAGATGGAGCTAAAGTACGTACTTTTAGCAGTGCTAAAATAGTTCAAGATAGATTTTTAGAGTATGGATTTAGTATTAAAAAATTAAAAGGTCATTATAAAAAACGTGAGATTTTAGAAGCTAGTTTGGAACATTCAAGTCCAAAAATACTCAAAGAACCGTGGTATGCATCGCCAAATATATCTAAATTTAGTGATGTTTTGATTATCGGTGCAGGAGTGGCTGGGTTGGCGGCTGCTTTTAAATTTAAAAAGGCTGGATTTGATGTTTGTATAGCTGAAAAAATGAGTGAAGCTGCTACAAATGGAAGTTCAAATTTGGCTGGAATTTTGATGCCTCTTATAACTAAACCTAAAGTTATTTTAGGAGATATGCATATGAGTGCTTTTTTATTTGCTAGGCATTTTTATGCAGATAGTCCATTTGCTGATTTTTGCGGTGTTTATGATTATGGTGTGAGCGACTTAGAAAGAGCAAGATTGTCTCTTTGGGATAGTGAGATTTTTAAATTTGAAAAAGATTTTGATCCATATCCAAGAGCGTTTATAAAAAGTGCAGCTCAAATACAGCCAAAAGAGCTTTGCATAAGTTTAGCAAGTGAGTTTGATATAAAATACGGCTATGAGTTTGAATCTATAGAAAAAAGCACGGGCGGTTACGTAGTTAAATTTAAAAACTCAAAAAATATTTTTTCGTCTCTTGTGATATTTGCCATAGGTGATGCTAGTACAAAGCTGTTTAAAAATGTTTTTGCAGATGAATTTATGCAACTTAGCAGTGTCAGAGGTCAAGTCACTCATCTAAATAAAGTTTTAAATTTAAATAGCGCATTTAGTGCTCGCGGTTATATGTGTAAAGATGTTGGAGGCATACAAGTTGTAGGTGCAACGTATGATAGAAATGATGATTGTGGTGTAGCAAGAGCCGCTGATGATGAGAAAAATATAGATTCTTTATCTGAGTTTATAGCAGGTTTAGATGTTAAAATAGCGGGCTCAAATGTTGGATTTAGAGGATATAGCGGCGATAGATTTCCTATCGTAGGCGCCGTTCATAACGCTAGTGAGTTCAAGAAAATTTACAAATCTTTACTATGGACAAAACATAGTAAAAATAATGAATTTGCTGTGCATCATGAAAATGTTTTGATAAGTAGTGCTCATGGCTCAAGAGGGCTTGGAACTGCTATTTTTGGAGCTGAAATTTTGCTAGATATCGCTTTAAATCGTCCTATTTGCACTACAAATAGCATATTAAACTCTCTAAATCCTGCAAGGTTTTTAGTAAGAAAACTCAAAAAAGGTTTGGTTAGATAA
- the amiA gene encoding N-acetylmuramoyl-L-alanine amidase (Pfam match to PF01520.14 Amidase_3): MGKIVRVFLLFILSVFAFGADFSSWLGEFDTKFHSSTKQEQLRIYHDLKGVYVHSILNDNKDLKIQTLLRLVDGSKKLGLDYKVYESELKNYENKDIISYAQTKESAKKTQKQTANTNIIPKVETPTKKIESKEQKTENEVQKSSSKESKDEIKRSLRVLKFSSDDDSFVLSLNRDVDEKEIKTFELNTKELYKRIYDINAILTTPFKKPTQKISDDIRVAQFDKDTVRVVFYSDKKQNINTKFENKSIIFFIKEDASKKPAADLDVKSQTQKTNDKTTQKSKTQTSAVTKNTKKEDDKKSQIETKNTIKNIPRNKTIVLDAGHGGKDAGAVGSRTLYEKNVVLKVALKAGKILKNRGYKVYYTRDKDKFIGLRNRTSFANDKMADLFISIHANAAPNSKKASEMQGIETFFLSPTRSERSMRAANLENKSDTDEMNYFTKISFLNFLNREKIIASNKLAIDIQTNLLSSVRTNYNVSDGGVREAPFWVLVGALMPAVLIETGYITHPKEGKLLANDAYADKLAEGIANGIDDYFAKNR, encoded by the coding sequence ATGGGGAAAATAGTTAGAGTTTTTTTACTATTTATCCTAAGTGTGTTTGCATTTGGAGCTGACTTTTCGTCTTGGCTTGGTGAGTTTGATACGAAATTCCATAGCTCGACAAAACAAGAACAGCTCCGTATTTATCATGATTTAAAAGGTGTTTATGTACATTCTATATTAAACGATAATAAAGACTTAAAAATACAAACTCTTTTAAGATTGGTAGATGGTTCAAAAAAGCTTGGGTTGGATTATAAAGTTTATGAAAGTGAGCTTAAAAATTATGAAAATAAAGATATCATAAGCTACGCTCAAACTAAAGAATCAGCAAAAAAAACTCAAAAGCAGACTGCAAATACAAATATTATCCCAAAAGTAGAAACTCCTACTAAAAAAATAGAATCTAAAGAGCAAAAAACAGAGAACGAAGTTCAAAAAAGTAGTTCAAAAGAGAGTAAAGATGAGATAAAAAGATCTTTAAGGGTACTTAAATTTAGTAGCGATGATGATAGCTTTGTTTTAAGTTTAAATAGAGATGTAGATGAAAAAGAGATAAAAACTTTTGAATTAAATACAAAAGAGCTATATAAAAGAATTTATGATATTAATGCGATTTTAACTACTCCATTTAAAAAACCAACTCAAAAAATATCTGATGATATAAGAGTGGCTCAGTTTGATAAAGATACCGTAAGAGTTGTATTTTATAGTGATAAAAAACAAAATATCAATACTAAATTTGAAAATAAAAGTATAATTTTTTTCATAAAAGAGGATGCGTCTAAAAAACCTGCTGCTGATTTGGATGTAAAATCTCAAACTCAAAAAACTAACGATAAAACTACTCAAAAAAGCAAAACTCAGACCTCTGCTGTGACTAAAAATACTAAAAAAGAAGATGATAAAAAATCTCAAATAGAAACTAAAAATACCATAAAAAATATACCTAGAAACAAAACCATAGTTTTAGATGCAGGACATGGCGGAAAGGACGCTGGAGCGGTTGGTTCAAGAACACTTTATGAAAAAAATGTTGTTTTAAAAGTAGCTTTGAAGGCTGGAAAGATCTTGAAAAATAGAGGCTACAAAGTCTATTATACGCGTGATAAAGATAAATTTATAGGTCTTAGAAATAGAACTAGTTTTGCAAACGATAAGATGGCAGATCTTTTTATATCCATTCATGCTAACGCCGCGCCAAATAGCAAAAAAGCTTCTGAAATGCAAGGTATTGAAACGTTTTTTCTTAGCCCAACTAGAAGCGAAAGAAGTATGCGAGCAGCAAATTTAGAGAATAAATCAGATACCGATGAGATGAATTACTTCACTAAAATTAGCTTTTTAAATTTCTTAAATAGAGAAAAAATAATTGCCTCAAACAAACTTGCTATCGATATCCAAACAAATCTTTTAAGCTCTGTGCGAACTAATTATAACGTGTCTGATGGAGGAGTAAGAGAAGCTCCTTTTTGGGTTTTGGTTGGCGCTCTTATGCCAGCAGTTCTTATAGAAACTGGATATATCACCCATCCAAAAGAGGGAAAACTCCTTGCAAATGATGCTTACGCCGATAAATTAGCCGAGGGAATCGCAAATGGAATTGATGATTATTTTGCGAAAAATAGATGA